The Pseudomonadota bacterium DNA segment TTTTACAGTCCAGCGGCTGCTCAGTTTCCAGCTTGTGATTAATCTTCAACCGCCCAACCCGGGAAAGATCATAGCGTTCCGGATTGAAAAAGAGGTTATGAAAAAGTGAGGCTGCCGTTTCAACGGTCGGGGGTTCCCCCGGACGCAGCCGGCGATATATCTCCAGCATCGCCTTCTCGATTTCCATCTCCTTTTCACTTTTACCCTCTTCAGCCGCTTGTTCCCGCTCTTCGGTGGAAAGCAACATTTTATCCATCAACAGGGTATCTCGAAGGAAAGAACCTACATTGATATTATCAATAAAGAGCACCTTGAACTCGGTTATTGAAGAAGCGCATAACCCTGCCAGCAGCTCCTCGGTAATCTCCTGGTTACATTCAACCAGTATTTCGCCGGTATCCTGATCAACTATATCATGGGAAGCAAACGTTCCCATCACTTCTTCTTTAGGTATGGTAATCCGGCTCAGTTCCGCTGTCTTCATCCGTTTAAAGGCTGTTTTATTTACCTTGCGTCCTTTTTTCAGCAAAACTTCACCCGTCTCAGGATGAAGAATATCAACCGAACATTTATAACTGCCAATCAAATCATAGTTGTCATAGTCAATAAGACGAAATAAATCATCGCCTTCGTGAATTATGGTTAAGCTATCATAAAAAAAGTTCAGTAATTCCTCGGTGGAATACCCCAATGCCCGCAATAGAATGGTGGCCGGCAATTTTCGCCGCCGGTCAATACGTACGTGGATGATATCTTTGCTATCAAATTCAAAATCTATCCATGATCCACGGTAGGGGATTACCCTGGCGCTGTAAATCGGCATGGAACTGGTGGTGGTTTTAGCCTCTTCCTGGGCAAAAAACACCCCGGGAGAGCGGTGAAGTTGGCTGACAATTATCCGCTCTGTCCCGTTGACAATAAATGTCCCTCTGCCGGTCATCAGCGGAATTTCGCCAAAATAAACCTCTTGTTCTTTGATGTCCCGGATTGAACGTGTTTCACCTTCCTCATCAAGATCCCAGATTATCAGCCTCACCGTAACCCGGATAGGCATCGCATACGTCAACCCTTTGAGCATACATTCCTGCTCACTGTACCGCGGTTTACCCAAACTATAGCTGACAAACTCAATTGATGATGTACCGTAAAAGTCTTTTATGGGAAATACACTCTTAAAGACACCCTGCAAACCACTTTCCTGACGCTGGTCTGCAGAAACATCTGCCTGAAGAAAGCGCTGATATGCTACCAGCTGAATATCCAGCAGAAAGGGAAGATCCACCACATCTTCAATTGATGCAAAATTGTTTCGGTAACGGGGTATATTAGTCCTTGGAGATACCATAGAGCACTAACCTCTTCTTGGTAGGTTTTGGCAAGTTAACAAACAACTGCCTTATTGTAGGACAAGATACAAAGCTGAGGAGAAAGGACTGTCAAATAAAACAGCATAAGGGATAGGGAACCCCCCCCTACCCCTTACCTCTGCATCAAAAAGCTTGTGTGTCGTTTATTTAATTTCTGCGGAACCGCCCACAGCCTCAATTTTCTCAACCAGCTGTGCGGCTTCATCTTTAGAAACCCCCTCTTTAACCGCCTTAGGGGCTTCTTCAACCAGGGCCTTGGCTTCCTTAAGTCCCAAGCTGGTAATCTCACGAACAACTTTAATAACCTGGATCTTCTTTTCACCAAAGCCAGTCAGTACCACATCAAATTCAGTCTGTTCTTCTGCCGCTGCCGCTCCGGCATCTCCGGCAACTGGCATAGCAGCCATTGCCATCGGGGCAGCCGCTGAAACGCCAAATTTCTCTTCCAGTTCTTTCACCAGCTCGGAAAGCTCAAGAACAGTCATATTTTCAATAAATTTTATTACATCTTCCTTGGTAATTTCAGCCATGATTCACTCCTCTTGGGTTTCTAAAATAACGCTCTGAATGGCTTTATGGCAAACCATCCCTGCACGGTTGATCAAATTTATTTTTATTCCTTGGCTTCCTGAACTGCACTCAGAACTTGCACCAAGGATCGAATAACACCACTCAGGACATTAACCAGTCCACCTGGAACAGCGTTTATAGTTCCCAACATCTGGGCCCTCAGGACATCTTTTCCTGGTAATGAGGCCAAATGGATAATATCAGCAGCAGAAAGTACTGAATCCCCCAGGACACCAACTTTCACTTCCAGCTTTTTTTCTTGTTTGACAAAATCAACCAATACTTTGGCCGCGGCCGCCGGATCATCATAAACCAGGGCCATAGCATTGGGACCCTGTAAATACTCGCTGCATGCCTCAACTATGGTTCCCTTTGCGGCAATTTTAGCCAGGGTATTTTTTATCACCCGATACTCGGCACCCTGTTCTTCCAATTTATTACGTAAGCCGGAAAGTTTTTCAACATCCAAACCTCGGTAATCAGTCAGAAAAGCAGCCTGGGCCTTAGAAAATTGGGTCGATAAATACTCGACCATGGCTTTTTTTTCGGATTTTTCCACGCTCTCACCTCCTTTTATCAATATATTTAGTTAGCCAAAAGAGTGGAAAACCCATAGATGATTCTTCTGATCTGAATGGATAATAAACAGAAGGTACGATCGGATGGCCTCGGCAGGATTTTATAATGCCGGTTTATAATTTCCGGCACCACCTGCGGTCTCTGGCTAAGGTTAACAGGTTATTTCAAGTACATCAGTTTTTGACGCTGGCAATATCAATATCAACACCAGGTCCCATAGTAGAAGATACTGTCATGGTCTTCATGTATATACCCTTACTTGAAGCCGGCTTCATCCGGTTCAGTAATTCAATCAGAGCCCGGATATTTTCTCCCAGTTTTTCAACCTCAAAAGATGCCTTACCCACGGAAGCATGAATAATTCCCGCCTTCTCGGCGCGAAAATCGACTTTACCGGCTTTAATATCCTGCACTGCCTTACCTATGTCAAAGGTAACAGTTCCAACTTTAGGGTTTGGCATTAATCCTCGAGGCCCGAGAACCCTTCCCAATTTACCGACAACCCCCATCATGTCCGGAGTTGCCACGGCCTTATCAAAATCCAGCCACCCATCATTAATCTTTTTGGCCAGTTCTTCGGCTCCCACCTCATCAGCCCCGGCATCACGGGCTTCCTTCTCTTTTTCCCCCTTGGCAAAGACCACAACCCGCACCTTTTTCCCCGTTCCATGAGGCAGAAGGACAGCACCCCTTACGTTCTGATCAGCCTGCCGGGGATCAACCCCCAACCTGATAGCGATATCAATGGATTCATCAAAGTTGGCCGGGGCCAATTCCTTAACCAGGAACAAACCATCCATCAGCAGATATTTTTTCAAAGGTTCAACCTTGACTCTGCTTGCCAGGTATTTTTTTCCTTTTTTAGCCATTTTTTATTCACCTTTTACCATCAAAATAACCGGGAATATATGCCAGAACATCTCTACCCTTCAACCACAATTCCCATACTACGAGCTGAACCCTCTATAATTTTCATCGCCGCTTCCATGGTTTTGGCATTCAAATCAGGCATTTTCAGCTGCGCTATTTCCTGCACCTGAGCGGCACTTACTATACCAATTTTATTTTTGTTTGGTTCACCTGATCCCTTCTCAAGTTTAGCCGCTTTTTTCAGCAGATCAGATGCCGGTGGTGTTTTAGTAATAAAACTGAAAGATCGATCAGCATACACCGTTATAACCACCGGGATAATCATCCCCTGTTGCTGCTGGGTCTTAGCATTAAAAGATTTACAAAACTCCATAATGTTAACCCCTTGCTGACCAAGAGCCGGGCCCACCGGTGGAGATGGATTGGCCTGGCCAGCCGGTATCTGCAATTTTATCATCCCTTTAACTTTTTTAGCCATACTTTTCCTCCCAAGCAAAAAAACGGCTGTAACCATTCAGGCCAGCTGCGGTATATCCTCATTAACGACCGGCATGCACGAAAGACCGGACTAACCGTTGCGAGTTTTCCAAAAGGGGCAAGGAAACTGCACTCCTCCACGCATTTCACCTGTCAAATTTTTTCAACCTGACTAAATTCTATTTCTATCGGGGTCGGCCGGCCAAAAATACTGACCAGCACTCTGACTTTTCCCTTATCAAGA contains these protein-coding regions:
- the rplA gene encoding 50S ribosomal protein L1 is translated as MAKKGKKYLASRVKVEPLKKYLLMDGLFLVKELAPANFDESIDIAIRLGVDPRQADQNVRGAVLLPHGTGKKVRVVVFAKGEKEKEARDAGADEVGAEELAKKINDGWLDFDKAVATPDMMGVVGKLGRVLGPRGLMPNPKVGTVTFDIGKAVQDIKAGKVDFRAEKAGIIHASVGKASFEVEKLGENIRALIELLNRMKPASSKGIYMKTMTVSSTMGPGVDIDIASVKN
- the rplL gene encoding 50S ribosomal protein L7/L12, with amino-acid sequence MAEITKEDVIKFIENMTVLELSELVKELEEKFGVSAAAPMAMAAMPVAGDAGAAAAEEQTEFDVVLTGFGEKKIQVIKVVREITSLGLKEAKALVEEAPKAVKEGVSKDEAAQLVEKIEAVGGSAEIK
- the rplK gene encoding 50S ribosomal protein L11 → MAKKVKGMIKLQIPAGQANPSPPVGPALGQQGVNIMEFCKSFNAKTQQQQGMIIPVVITVYADRSFSFITKTPPASDLLKKAAKLEKGSGEPNKNKIGIVSAAQVQEIAQLKMPDLNAKTMEAAMKIIEGSARSMGIVVEG
- the rplJ gene encoding 50S ribosomal protein L10 — translated: MEKSEKKAMVEYLSTQFSKAQAAFLTDYRGLDVEKLSGLRNKLEEQGAEYRVIKNTLAKIAAKGTIVEACSEYLQGPNAMALVYDDPAAAAKVLVDFVKQEKKLEVKVGVLGDSVLSAADIIHLASLPGKDVLRAQMLGTINAVPGGLVNVLSGVIRSLVQVLSAVQEAKE